Within the Pseudomonas fulva genome, the region GCATGCCGCAATCGGTTTATGGCATCTGGGACAAGCAGACCCTTGGTGAAGTGGCCAGCAACCCCAATATCAACCGCAGCTCCCTGCAACAGCAGAGCATCACCAATACCCTGGTCGGCACCGCCACCGACGGATCGACAAGGCAAGCCAGGGTGATCAGTAACAACAGTATTCGCTGGCAAGCGGCCAACAACCTCGCTGCACAAAACGGCTGGTACCTCAACTTGGTGCAGAGTGACGGCGAGATGGTTGTGGAGAACATGTCGCAGCTCGGCCGTACGCTGTTTCTCCAATCCCTGGTCCCCAACAGCGACCCCTGCGGTGATGGTGCCAGCAACTGGAGCTATGCAATCAATCCCTTCACCGGAGGGCGCACCAATCAGCGCGCTTTTGATTATTCACCCAGCAGCAATGTCGGCACCGCCGTCATTTCCGGGGTAAGCCAGGGTGGTGAAGGCGGAGGAAGCTTGTCGCAGAATCCCGACGGTGGTTACCAGTACTGTACGGGCCAGGAATGCGTGCCCGTCTATCCGGATCCGTCCAGCATCGGCCGTCAAAGCTGGCGACGTATCGAACAACTTCAGTGATAGGACCTCGCCCCCGCAAGCCATGGATGGAGTCATGGCAGCGGGCAACGTTCATTGCCCGCTGCCTATCAAGCACTCAAACAAAGGGACTGCTACTATCACCCCCTGTCATTCGATGCGACCAAATCGCCAGCATTAGGGTCGTATGCCGATAACGAAACAACAACGGATCGATGATGCAGGACAACCCGATTTGGACGCTTCCCCCGCGTAAGCAGCGCAGCCGTCTGGCTGAAGACCTGGTTGCGAAGATCTCCCAGCACATGCGCGACGGCACGCTCAAGCGTGGCGAGAAGCTGCCGGCCGAGCTGGATATCATGCGCGCCGAAGGGGTCAGCCGTACCGTGGTGCGCGATGCGCTGTCGCGCCTGCAGGTGGCGGGCCTGGTGGAAACGCGTCGTGGTGTCGGCACCTTCGTGTGCGACATGCCGGCGGCGCCCGAGCTCAAGCTGGGCCCGGCGACAATCAGTACCGCCGAGGACGTGCTGGAGCTGCTGGAGTTGCGCATGAGCCTGGAGGTGGCGGCGGTCGGCCTGGCGGCGCAGCGGCGCACGCCGGAGTCCCTGCAGGAGATTCGCGTGGCGCTGGATGCCATCCAGCAGGGCGCCGTGCAGCTGCCGGCAGGCCTGCCGATCAGTGCGGACTTCCAGTTCCATATCAAAATCGCCAAGGCGGCCGAGAACCCGCACCTGCTCGATATCATGAAGCACCTGGGCGCCAAGCAGATCCCGCGCAACAAGTTCAACTCGGCCTACAAGGCCCACGAGGACGGCGAGGCCTACAAGGAAAACCTCAGCCTCGAGCACGAGATGATCTACGACTCCATTGCCCGCGGTGATGTGGACTGCGCCCGGGCGGCCATGCAGTTGCACCTGATCAACAGCCGCGAGCGCCTGCTCAAGGCCCAGCGCCGCGCCTGAGCAGTCGCGGGGCGAGTCATCTCGCTGCAAAATGAATCGCGCCGCACACGCCAGTAATGCTGAACGACCACCATCGCTTCGCGCCGGGGCGGCGCTCCTACGGGTAGGGTGCATGCAATCAGACAGGAGCCCCGACCCGGCGCCGATCATGCCCCCATGACCACCTGGCATATCCCAAAAATACCAACGCCGGGGCCATGGCCAAGCCCCGGCGTTGGGTTGCGGTGGTCAGTTTCTTCTTGGAGCCTGTCCACGATCTTTTTAGACGACATGAAAGACGCTGCTACAAGGCAAAAGCAGACATCCACGATTCGTGGGAGAGGCTTTAGCCTCGAGTTCTTTACACCCAGGCAGGCACAATCGGGGCTAAAGCCCCTCCCACAAAAGCAGCAGCTACCGATGTCCGCTCCCGCCACTCAGCTGGCAAAATCGACGAACCTGAGCTTAAGACCTTGAACAGGTTTTACATGAAGTTGTACTGCACCCCGACACGCCAGCGCAGCTGACGGTCATCCTCGGTGGGGCTGACGCGGATGTCGCCGATCTCGAAGAACGGTGCCCAGGACTTGTCCCACTTGTACTTCACCACCAGGTTCTGTTCGTAGTCGCTCTTCTTGTTGTCGTAGCGGATGTAGTCGGTCTTGAAGTGGATGTACTGATACTCGTACGACAGCCTGCCGGCCGGGGTGTAGCCCAACCAGCCCTCGTATCGCTGGGTGTTGCGGTTGTCAGAGCCGCGGTCCGGCACGTCTTCGTCGATGCGGTCGCGGTTCAGCTTCAGGGCGTCGAAGCGATAGCGGGCGGCGACGTAGAACTGGTCGTTGAGCCTGTGGGTGTAGCGCACGCCGAATTTGTAGGTGGTGCCGTTCTCGGTGCTTTCCAGCTGGATGGCCGGCTGCCAGGTCGATACCGCGTTGGGCTTGTACTGGTAGCTGGTGGTCAGCTCGTGGCCGCTCGACACCATGTTGTCGAAGGCGACGTCCTTGCGATCACCGGCGGTACGGTACTTGAGCTCACCCTCGAAGCCCCAGCCGTTGTCCATGCGATAGGACAGCTTGACCCGATCGGCATGCATGCGATCGTCGTCGAGGTACTGGTGGCGGTAGTTGATCGAGGCGCTGTCGGCCCATGCGCTACCGGCGGCGGCAGTGGACAGCAGGCAGGCGAGCAGACGCAGCGTGAGTGTTTTCTTGTTCATCGTGGTGACCTTCTTATTGTTTTCTATGGGTTGAGTGGTGGGTTGCCTGGTTTCGGGTAAAGCGCCGCCCTGCAGCGCTGTGTCCGCATGTCTGAAATCACTGGGGGGATAACGCGCAGGCGAGCCCGTGCCGCGGGCCTCGAGGCCCGTGTCGAACGGTCAGCAGGGGGTTCGCGCTAGCGCGTGGGTCGCCTCAGCCGCCGCATGGCAGCCGAGGCGCCGCTAGGCCATCAGGGCGGTGCGACAGCGCCGATGTCGCGGCTGGCATCGACCAGCAACTGGGTGTAGGCGTGCTCGGCACGGTTCTGCGCCAGCAGCGCGGTGTCGAGGGTTTCGACGATGCGCCCGTGCTGCATCACCGCCACGCGATCACAGAGGTGGGCGACCACGCCCAGGTCATGGGTGACCATCAGGTAGGTCAGGCCTTCCTGCTCGCGCAGGTCGGAGAGCAAGTTGAGAATCTCTGCCTGCACGGACACGTCCAGCGCCGAGGTCGGCTCGTCGAGCAGCAGCACGCGCGGCTCGAGAATCAAGGCGCGGGCGATGGCCACGCGCTGGCGCTGGCCACCGGACAACTGATGGGGGTAGCGGTAGCGGAAGCTGTCGTTGAGGCCGACCTTGTTGAGGATCGCGGTAACCCGATCCGCGCGGTTGCCGATGCCGTGCACGGCCAGCGGTTCGCTGAGCGCCGAGTCGATGGTGTGACGCGGGTGCAGCGAGCCGTAGGGGTCCTGGAAGACCATCTGCACCTGACGGAAATGCGCCAGGTCGAGCTTGTGGCGCAAACCGCGCCCGGCGATGCTCAGCTGCCCTTCCCAGTGCCGGTACTGCCCGGCCAGGCAGCGCAGCACCGTGGTCTTGCCCGAGCCGGACTCGCCGACCAGGCCGAACGACTCGCCCTCCTCGACGCGCAGGGCAACGTCGTAGAGCACCTGACTGCGCGCGGCGCTATCACCGAAACTGAGGTTGAGTGAATCCACTTCGATCATGGCCATGGGGTGTTCCTCAGTGGGTCAGCCAGAGGGGATCGCGCTGCAGATTGGGCAGTCGCGGACGGGGGCGGTCGATACTCGGCAACGCGGCCAGCAGGCCCTGGGTGTAGGGATGCCTGGCGTTGTCCAGGTCAGCGGCGTCCAGCGCCTCGACCACACGGCCGGCGTACATCACCAGCACGCGGTCGCAGAAGCTGCGTACCATGTTGAGGTCGTGGCTGATCAGGATCAGCCCCAGGTCGCGCTGGCTGACCAGCTCGTCGAGCACGCTGAGCACCTGGCGGCGCACCGAGACGTCGAGTGCCGAAGTCGGCTCGTCGGCAACGATGATGTCCGGGTCGGTGATCACCATCATGGCGATCATGATGCGCTGCGCCATGCCGCCCGAGACTTCGTGCGGATACAGGCCGTACACCCGTTGCGGATCACGGATATGCACCTTGTCGAGCATATCCAGTACCCGCTCGCGGGCCTCGGCCTTGCTGGCGCGATGGTGCGCCAGGTAGGCCTCGGCGATCTGCTCGCCGACCCGCACCACCGGGTTCAGCGAGTACTTGGGGTCCTGCATGATCATCGAGATGCGCTTGCCGCGAATCGCCTGCACCTGTTTTTCGCTGGCGGTCAGCAGGTCGACGTCGCCCAGGGTCATGGCCTTGGCGGTGATCCGCGCGCTGGCCGGGTGCAGGCGCAGCAGGCTGCGGCCCACGGTGGATTTGCCCGAGCCGGACTCGCCGACGATGGCCAGTTTTTCGCGGCCCAGGCTGAAGGAGACGTTGCGCACCGCATCGACCTCCTTGCGGCCACTGGTGAAGCGCACGCAGAGATCCTGCACGTCGAGTTTGATCGCAGACATGCTGCCTCCTTAATTGCTGCGCGGGTCGAGGACGTCGCGCAGACCGTCACCCAACAGGTTGAACGCCAGGCTGACCAGCATGATGGTCGCCCCCGGAACGGCTACCAGCCACCAGCACTCGAGCATGTAGCGGCGCCCGGTGGAGATCATCGCGCCCCACTCCGGCAGCGGCGCCTGAGCGCCAAGGCCGAGGAAACCCAGGGCGGCGGCGGTGAGAATGATGCTGGCCATGTTCATGGTCAGGCGGATGATCACCGACGACAGGCACATGGGCATGATGTGGCGCAGGATGATGCGAGGCGACGAGGCGCCCTGCAGCTGCACGGCGACCACGAAGTCGGCGTTGCGCAGCGACAGGGTTTCCGCCCGGGCCAGGCGGGCGATCGGTGGCCAGGAGGTCAGCGCGATGGCGATCACCGCATGCTCCAGGCCCGGGCCGAGGGCAGCGATGAAGGCCAGCGCCAGGACCAGGCTGGGAAACGAGATGAAGATGTCGGTGATGCGCATGAACAGCGCGTCGACGAAGCCGCCGAAGTAACCGGAGACGGTGCCGACCAGCAGGCCGATCGGCCCGACGATGATGGTCACCAGGGCAATGATGTACAGGGTGATACGCGAGCCGTACACCAGTCGGCTGAACACGTCGCGGCCGAACTCGTCGGTGCCGAACCAGTGCGCCGCGCTCGGCGCCTGCAGGGCGTTGCCGAGGTTCTGCACGATCGGGTCGTGGGTGGCGATCCAGGGCGCGAAGGCCGCCACCAGGATCAGCAGCATGACCACCGTGGAGCCCATCAGCGTCATGGGGTTGCGCAGCAGGTGCTGCATCATCCGTACGCTACTCAGGCAGAACGCCTGGAACGCGGAGACCGGCACCTGCCCGTTCGCCCGCTTGATGGATGAAGATGAAGATGAAGAGATGTTGGCAATCATCGTATGCCTCCGTTACTCGGTTCGCTCGGTAGCGGGCGCAGTGTTGCGCCCGATCGCTCAACGCTGCTTGTACACACCCAGGTAACGCGTCGCCTCGGCGTCGGCCCCCTGGAATCCCTTGACGTCGGCCGCGCTGACCACCGGATCGGTCATCTGCGAGATCATCATGATCG harbors:
- a CDS encoding FadR/GntR family transcriptional regulator, encoding MQDNPIWTLPPRKQRSRLAEDLVAKISQHMRDGTLKRGEKLPAELDIMRAEGVSRTVVRDALSRLQVAGLVETRRGVGTFVCDMPAAPELKLGPATISTAEDVLELLELRMSLEVAAVGLAAQRRTPESLQEIRVALDAIQQGAVQLPAGLPISADFQFHIKIAKAAENPHLLDIMKHLGAKQIPRNKFNSAYKAHEDGEAYKENLSLEHEMIYDSIARGDVDCARAAMQLHLINSRERLLKAQRRA
- a CDS encoding oligogalacturonate-specific porin KdgM family protein; the encoded protein is MNKKTLTLRLLACLLSTAAAGSAWADSASINYRHQYLDDDRMHADRVKLSYRMDNGWGFEGELKYRTAGDRKDVAFDNMVSSGHELTTSYQYKPNAVSTWQPAIQLESTENGTTYKFGVRYTHRLNDQFYVAARYRFDALKLNRDRIDEDVPDRGSDNRNTQRYEGWLGYTPAGRLSYEYQYIHFKTDYIRYDNKKSDYEQNLVVKYKWDKSWAPFFEIGDIRVSPTEDDRQLRWRVGVQYNFM
- a CDS encoding ABC transporter ATP-binding protein yields the protein MAMIEVDSLNLSFGDSAARSQVLYDVALRVEEGESFGLVGESGSGKTTVLRCLAGQYRHWEGQLSIAGRGLRHKLDLAHFRQVQMVFQDPYGSLHPRHTIDSALSEPLAVHGIGNRADRVTAILNKVGLNDSFRYRYPHQLSGGQRQRVAIARALILEPRVLLLDEPTSALDVSVQAEILNLLSDLREQEGLTYLMVTHDLGVVAHLCDRVAVMQHGRIVETLDTALLAQNRAEHAYTQLLVDASRDIGAVAPP
- a CDS encoding ABC transporter ATP-binding protein, whose protein sequence is MSAIKLDVQDLCVRFTSGRKEVDAVRNVSFSLGREKLAIVGESGSGKSTVGRSLLRLHPASARITAKAMTLGDVDLLTASEKQVQAIRGKRISMIMQDPKYSLNPVVRVGEQIAEAYLAHHRASKAEARERVLDMLDKVHIRDPQRVYGLYPHEVSGGMAQRIMIAMMVITDPDIIVADEPTSALDVSVRRQVLSVLDELVSQRDLGLILISHDLNMVRSFCDRVLVMYAGRVVEALDAADLDNARHPYTQGLLAALPSIDRPRPRLPNLQRDPLWLTH
- a CDS encoding ABC transporter permease, whose protein sequence is MIANISSSSSSSIKRANGQVPVSAFQAFCLSSVRMMQHLLRNPMTLMGSTVVMLLILVAAFAPWIATHDPIVQNLGNALQAPSAAHWFGTDEFGRDVFSRLVYGSRITLYIIALVTIIVGPIGLLVGTVSGYFGGFVDALFMRITDIFISFPSLVLALAFIAALGPGLEHAVIAIALTSWPPIARLARAETLSLRNADFVVAVQLQGASSPRIILRHIMPMCLSSVIIRLTMNMASIILTAAALGFLGLGAQAPLPEWGAMISTGRRYMLECWWLVAVPGATIMLVSLAFNLLGDGLRDVLDPRSN